Proteins encoded together in one Qingshengfaniella alkalisoli window:
- a CDS encoding YcbK family protein, which produces MTTENGRSSGVFTRRSLLAAFAATTVAAAPTYSKAFGFLKGAGDVRRLRMYSGRTGESIDMIYWVDGKYIKPAMDEISTFMRDWRQNSVKPIDYRTMDVMAAAHGLLDIDEPYMMLSGYRSPQTNAMLRSRSSGVARNSLHMKGQAADLRVNGRSVSQIASAAAACKAGGVGRYSRSNFVHMDCGPIRTWGR; this is translated from the coding sequence ATGACTACTGAAAACGGGCGCTCCTCCGGTGTGTTCACTCGGCGTAGCCTATTGGCTGCGTTTGCTGCGACGACGGTCGCGGCCGCACCGACCTACAGCAAGGCTTTTGGATTTCTTAAAGGCGCTGGCGATGTCCGGCGCCTTCGCATGTATTCCGGGCGGACGGGTGAAAGCATCGACATGATCTATTGGGTCGATGGCAAGTATATCAAACCCGCCATGGATGAAATCAGCACATTCATGCGGGACTGGCGGCAAAATTCTGTGAAGCCAATCGACTATCGCACAATGGATGTGATGGCGGCGGCGCATGGGCTGCTGGACATTGACGAACCCTACATGATGCTGTCGGGCTATCGGTCGCCTCAGACCAACGCGATGCTGCGTAGTCGTTCGTCCGGCGTTGCTAGAAACTCGCTGCATATGAAAGGCCAGGCCGCCGATCTACGCGTCAATGGTCGCAGCGTCTCTCAGATCGCCAGCGCCGCTGCGGCCTGCAAGGCCGGTGGCGTTGGCCGGTATTCACGGTCCAACTTCGTTCACATGGATTGCGGTCCGATACGGACCTGGGGCAGATAA
- a CDS encoding L,D-transpeptidase family protein encodes MIAFDLRHAIRGGVISGLLGLVSGPLMAQDSDASLRLSIAREVGQSRALSSFYKDRDFDPIWIGGDADDTRRREALLNVLAQAADHALPQERYKQDLIASQLRTARTPSQLAKLEAQMSASFLAYARDVQSGVLVPTRVHPGIKREAPRRNPIKTLSAFEQSSPRAFLDQLPPQTAEYARLMHAKFEMEETVARGGWGPSVEAEKMEAGSAGAEVRALKTKLVALGYMRRVANDRFDGATRDAVVAFQADHGLAQDGVVGPGTLAELNRTAEERLQQIIVAMERERWLNRPLGQRHIRVNLTDFTAKIIDNGKVTFETRSVIGKSRLDHQSPEFSDVMEFMVVNPTWNVPRSITTKEYLPQLQRNPNAVPHLQLIDNSGQPVSRQAVNFRAYNARNFPFRLKEPPSQGNALGLVKFMFPNKYNIYLHDTPSKSLFARETRAYSHGCIRLGDPFDFAYALLAPQTDDPQALFKKRLNTRRENTIMLDTPVPVHLIYRTAFTQPEGRTQFRRDVYERDARVFRALEIAGVTTLSADG; translated from the coding sequence ATGATCGCGTTCGATCTGCGTCACGCTATTCGTGGCGGTGTAATTTCTGGCCTTCTGGGGTTGGTGTCTGGGCCGTTGATGGCTCAGGACAGCGATGCGTCGCTGCGTCTTTCGATTGCGCGTGAGGTTGGGCAGTCGCGGGCCTTGTCCAGCTTCTACAAGGATCGCGATTTCGACCCGATCTGGATCGGCGGGGATGCCGATGATACGCGGCGGCGTGAAGCCTTGCTGAACGTGCTGGCACAGGCGGCTGATCACGCGCTTCCGCAAGAACGCTACAAGCAGGACCTGATCGCTTCACAGCTGCGAACGGCACGCACACCGTCGCAGCTTGCCAAGCTGGAAGCGCAGATGAGCGCGAGCTTCCTGGCCTATGCGCGCGATGTGCAAAGCGGCGTGCTGGTACCGACCCGTGTGCATCCGGGCATCAAGCGCGAAGCACCGCGCCGCAATCCGATCAAGACTTTGTCCGCCTTCGAGCAAAGCTCACCGCGGGCCTTTCTGGATCAGTTGCCACCGCAAACCGCAGAATATGCGCGGCTAATGCATGCAAAGTTCGAGATGGAGGAAACAGTCGCTCGTGGTGGTTGGGGGCCGTCTGTTGAAGCCGAGAAGATGGAAGCCGGAAGTGCAGGGGCGGAGGTGCGGGCGCTCAAGACCAAGCTCGTGGCTCTGGGATATATGCGTCGCGTGGCAAATGACCGTTTCGATGGGGCCACCCGAGACGCGGTTGTTGCGTTTCAGGCAGACCACGGTCTGGCTCAGGACGGTGTGGTCGGGCCGGGGACGCTGGCAGAGTTGAACAGAACAGCCGAGGAACGCCTGCAACAGATCATCGTCGCGATGGAACGCGAGCGTTGGCTCAACCGACCCTTGGGGCAACGCCACATCCGCGTGAACCTGACCGATTTCACTGCCAAGATCATCGACAATGGGAAGGTCACTTTCGAGACGCGTTCCGTCATTGGCAAGTCTCGGCTGGATCATCAGTCGCCGGAATTTTCGGATGTGATGGAGTTCATGGTGGTGAACCCGACCTGGAATGTTCCCCGCTCGATTACGACGAAGGAGTACTTGCCGCAGCTACAGCGTAATCCAAACGCGGTTCCGCATCTGCAATTGATCGACAATAGCGGGCAACCCGTGTCACGGCAGGCCGTGAATTTCCGTGCATATAACGCGCGCAATTTCCCGTTCCGTCTGAAGGAGCCGCCAAGCCAGGGCAACGCGTTGGGCTTGGTCAAGTTCATGTTCCCGAACAAGTACAACATCTATCTGCATGACACCCCGTCCAAATCGCTCTTCGCGCGGGAAACGCGGGCCTATAGCCATGGCTGTATCCGGTTGGGTGATCCGTTCGATTTCGCCTATGCGCTGCTTGCGCCGCAAACGGATGACCCGCAGGCCCTGTTCAAAAAAAGGCTGAACACCCGACGTGAAAACACCATCATGCTGGACACCCCGGTTCCGGTGCATCTGATTTACCGCACAGCGTTCACGCAGCCCGAAGGCCGCACCCAGTTCCGCCGCGATGTTTATGAGCGTGATGCGCGAGTTTTTCGTGCTTTGGAGATCGCTGGGGTTACAACTCTGTCCGCGGACGGTTAA
- the lpxD gene encoding UDP-3-O-(3-hydroxymyristoyl)glucosamine N-acyltransferase has product MRFRIDEIAKALGARFEGDASLTVTSAAEPASATPNDLALAMDPKYADGLQQGGARAAILWDGADWRGFGLEAALYVPRPRYAMATLTKTLDTGPEIGDGIHPSAVIDPSARLGAGASIGPFVVIGANTVIGDNARIAEHVSIGADCQIGESVLVHAGVRIAHRVRIGDGVILHQGCVLGADGFSFVTPEKSAVENIRETLGSDRGADAEQHWTRIHSLGGVEIGDDVEIGANATLDSGTIRATRVGRGTKIDNLVHLGHNVQVGEDCLLCGQVGVAGSSRIGNRVVLAGQVGVNDNIFVGDDVVAGGATKIFTNAPNGRVLLGYPAMKMDTHVEVYKALRRLPRLFREVREIQKAVSKAEEKD; this is encoded by the coding sequence ATGCGGTTCAGGATCGACGAGATTGCGAAGGCGCTCGGCGCTCGGTTCGAGGGTGATGCGAGCCTCACCGTTACCTCTGCGGCGGAGCCCGCCAGCGCGACGCCCAATGACCTGGCATTGGCGATGGATCCCAAATATGCTGATGGGCTGCAACAAGGCGGCGCGCGAGCTGCGATCCTCTGGGACGGCGCGGATTGGCGGGGCTTCGGACTAGAAGCTGCACTTTACGTACCACGCCCGCGCTATGCGATGGCGACGCTTACGAAGACTCTCGATACCGGTCCGGAGATCGGCGACGGCATTCATCCATCGGCAGTGATCGATCCGAGTGCACGACTTGGTGCAGGTGCCTCTATCGGTCCGTTCGTGGTGATTGGTGCAAACACGGTCATCGGAGACAACGCCCGTATCGCCGAGCATGTTTCCATCGGCGCGGACTGCCAGATCGGGGAGAGTGTGCTGGTCCATGCAGGTGTGCGGATCGCCCACCGTGTCCGGATTGGTGACGGCGTGATTCTTCATCAGGGATGCGTGCTTGGCGCGGATGGATTTTCCTTTGTGACGCCCGAGAAATCAGCGGTCGAAAATATACGTGAAACGCTGGGGTCTGACCGTGGAGCCGATGCGGAACAGCACTGGACGCGCATCCATTCGCTAGGCGGCGTGGAGATCGGCGATGATGTGGAAATCGGTGCCAATGCCACGTTGGACAGCGGCACGATCCGTGCCACGCGTGTCGGGCGGGGCACCAAAATCGACAATCTGGTTCATCTTGGCCACAACGTTCAAGTGGGTGAAGACTGCCTTCTATGCGGTCAGGTCGGCGTTGCCGGTTCATCACGGATCGGCAATCGTGTGGTGCTTGCCGGTCAGGTCGGCGTGAATGACAATATCTTCGTGGGCGATGATGTGGTTGCCGGGGGTGCAACGAAAATATTCACCAACGCACCTAACGGGCGGGTTTTGCTCGGCTATCCCGCGATGAAAATGGACACTCATGTCGAGGTCTATAAAGCCCTGCGCCGATTGCCCCGCCTTTTCCGTGAGGTCAGGGAAATCCAAAAAGCGGTTTCAAAGGCCGAGGAAAAAGACTAA
- a CDS encoding acyl carrier protein, which translates to MTVRDKVIEIIAEQAVLDVSDISLDQSLADLGIDSLGLVESIFAIEEAFDIQVPFNANEPEKSDFDISSVQAIVSAVEGLVADQQS; encoded by the coding sequence ATGACGGTCCGCGACAAGGTTATCGAAATCATTGCCGAACAGGCCGTGCTAGATGTTAGCGATATTTCTCTCGACCAGTCGCTTGCGGATCTGGGGATAGACAGCCTCGGTCTGGTGGAAAGCATCTTCGCAATAGAGGAAGCTTTCGACATCCAGGTGCCGTTCAATGCCAATGAGCCTGAGAAAAGCGATTTCGATATTTCCTCCGTTCAGGCGATTGTGTCGGCAGTTGAGGGGCTGGTGGCCGATCAGCAATCATGA
- a CDS encoding beta-ketoacyl-[acyl-carrier-protein] synthase family protein: MKRVVITGQGTINALGKSVNETLDAMREGRCGIGQLSIRDVERLSIQIGGQVRDYDAETHFNRQQIALYDRFTQFTLIAAEEAIKQSGLSFEGELAAQSGVILGTAGGGMQTSDENYRSVYEDGKNRVHPFVVPKLMNNAACSHLSMNYNLMGPSFTVATACASSNHAMGQAFHLIRGGGAKVVMAGGSESMLCFGGVKAWEGLRVMSRDACRPFSANRNGMVQGEGAAVFVFEEFEHAKARGADILAEVIGFAMTSDASDIVMPSKQGAARAIRGAIADAQVPLESVGYINAHGTGTAANDKTECAAVADVFGAHADDLMISSTKSMHGHVIGGTGAVELLACIMALREGVIAPTIGYEESDPECALDVVPNEARDAKVDVVMSNAFAFGGLNAVLALRKV; encoded by the coding sequence ATGAAACGCGTGGTCATAACCGGGCAGGGTACGATCAATGCGCTCGGAAAATCCGTTAATGAAACGCTCGACGCGATGCGTGAGGGGCGCTGTGGGATCGGTCAACTGAGCATCCGCGATGTCGAACGCCTGTCCATTCAAATTGGTGGGCAGGTCCGGGACTACGACGCCGAGACCCATTTCAACCGCCAGCAAATCGCGCTCTACGACCGCTTCACGCAGTTCACGCTGATTGCCGCTGAAGAGGCGATCAAACAGTCCGGGCTGTCCTTCGAGGGCGAGTTGGCCGCGCAGTCGGGCGTAATCCTTGGAACAGCCGGTGGCGGGATGCAGACCTCGGACGAAAACTACCGGTCCGTCTACGAGGATGGTAAGAACCGGGTCCATCCGTTTGTTGTGCCGAAGCTGATGAACAACGCTGCCTGTAGTCACCTGTCAATGAACTACAACCTGATGGGGCCGAGCTTCACAGTGGCGACGGCTTGTGCGTCATCGAACCATGCGATGGGCCAGGCGTTCCACCTGATCCGTGGCGGTGGGGCCAAGGTCGTCATGGCTGGCGGTTCCGAATCCATGCTGTGCTTCGGTGGTGTGAAAGCGTGGGAAGGGCTGCGGGTCATGTCCCGAGATGCATGTCGCCCGTTTTCCGCCAACCGTAACGGAATGGTGCAGGGGGAAGGTGCGGCGGTGTTCGTGTTCGAGGAATTTGAACACGCGAAGGCCCGCGGCGCGGATATTCTGGCCGAGGTGATCGGCTTTGCCATGACGTCGGATGCGTCGGATATCGTGATGCCGTCGAAGCAAGGCGCTGCGCGTGCGATCAGGGGCGCCATTGCGGATGCGCAGGTGCCATTGGAAAGCGTGGGTTACATTAACGCGCATGGGACCGGCACCGCCGCCAATGACAAAACGGAATGCGCTGCGGTTGCAGATGTTTTCGGGGCGCATGCCGATGACCTGATGATTTCGTCAACCAAATCCATGCACGGCCATGTCATCGGCGGCACAGGCGCAGTGGAGCTTCTGGCCTGTATCATGGCCTTGCGCGAAGGCGTGATCGCCCCGACCATCGGCTATGAAGAATCCGATCCTGAGTGTGCGTTGGATGTTGTGCCCAACGAGGCGCGGGATGCGAAGGTCGATGTGGTGATGTCGAACGCGTTCGCCTTTGGTGGGCTGAACGCGGTGCTGGCTCTGCGCAAGGTCTAA
- a CDS encoding invasion associated locus B family protein produces MQILRLSTFLVACAGAGMAIAQDQGDATNETEGMTEEAPATEAAPTGPQQGQTYVKETFTDWQLRCVTLDEVEDPCEVHQTLSDESGTRTAEINIFPLPDTAQVPAGATIVTPLNTLLPEGVSFTIGNAQGKRYPFTFCNQIGCVAQLGLTEAEVNNMKAGSEAHVQIVPMAAPDRTVDLQVSLSGFTAAFDAVSALPQPEDAQQTLTPPAQ; encoded by the coding sequence ATGCAGATTTTGCGCCTTTCAACCTTCCTTGTGGCGTGTGCGGGGGCCGGAATGGCCATCGCTCAGGATCAGGGTGATGCGACCAACGAAACTGAAGGCATGACCGAAGAAGCGCCTGCCACAGAAGCAGCGCCAACTGGGCCCCAACAAGGGCAAACATATGTCAAAGAAACCTTCACCGACTGGCAATTGCGCTGCGTGACACTCGATGAAGTTGAGGACCCTTGCGAGGTTCACCAGACGCTAAGCGACGAAAGCGGCACAAGAACGGCGGAAATCAACATCTTCCCGCTTCCCGATACAGCTCAGGTGCCGGCTGGTGCGACGATCGTGACGCCGCTTAACACGCTGTTGCCAGAAGGCGTTAGCTTCACCATCGGCAATGCACAAGGCAAGCGGTACCCCTTTACCTTCTGCAACCAAATCGGATGTGTAGCGCAGCTCGGGTTGACCGAAGCGGAAGTGAACAACATGAAAGCTGGTAGCGAAGCGCATGTACAGATCGTACCAATGGCTGCGCCGGATCGCACGGTTGATCTTCAAGTATCGCTGTCGGGCTTTACGGCTGCTTTCGATGCAGTCAGCGCCCTGCCACAACCGGAAGATGCACAGCAAACGCTGACACCTCCGGCGCAGTAA
- a CDS encoding helicase HerA-like domain-containing protein produces MIGGGGENYVTPQYMLLKHANRHGLIAGATGTGKTVTLQILAEALSAEGVPVFLTDVKGDLGGLAMAGSADADTDAPFKERAQKIGYSDYAYRDCPVTFWDVFGQTGHPVRATITEMGPLLLSRLLELSEPQEGVLNVAFRIADDEGLPLLDLKDLQSLLAWLGEHRTEVSHRYGAVSTASIGAIQRRLLMLENDGAAQFFGEPALELVDLMRIDDEGRGFVNILSSDKLMGSPRLYATVLLWLLSELFETLPEVGDPDKPKLVLFFDEAHLLFDGAPKTLMDKLEQVARLIRSKGVGVYFVTQNPSDVPKDILGQLGNRIQHALRAFTAQDRKALKAAAETYRDNPRLDLETCLREVGTGEAVTSMLEKKGVPGMAERTLICPPRSQLGPIPDETRKSILAASAMAGKYDTAVDRESAFEMLKARADAAAKEAGKTETRLDESDPSDREFSQARRYNGTRVGRSTKARSRSSRSDSVTEAFAKSFARQLGTQSGRAIVRGVLGGLFKGR; encoded by the coding sequence ATGATCGGTGGTGGCGGCGAGAACTATGTGACGCCGCAATACATGCTGCTTAAGCATGCAAACCGCCATGGGCTAATCGCCGGGGCGACGGGAACCGGCAAAACCGTGACACTGCAGATTCTGGCAGAGGCACTATCCGCAGAAGGCGTGCCGGTCTTTCTGACGGATGTGAAGGGTGACCTGGGTGGGCTTGCAATGGCCGGGTCGGCCGATGCCGATACGGACGCCCCGTTCAAGGAGCGCGCGCAGAAGATCGGCTATAGCGATTACGCCTATCGCGACTGCCCGGTCACATTCTGGGATGTCTTCGGCCAAACCGGACATCCCGTTCGAGCCACGATCACGGAGATGGGCCCGCTTCTTCTGTCACGATTGCTGGAGTTGTCGGAACCACAGGAAGGGGTTCTGAACGTCGCCTTCCGCATCGCCGATGATGAGGGGCTGCCGCTTCTGGATCTCAAGGATCTTCAATCTCTTCTTGCGTGGCTGGGCGAACACCGGACCGAGGTCAGCCACCGTTACGGCGCCGTGTCCACGGCATCCATCGGCGCGATCCAGCGTCGGCTTCTGATGCTTGAAAATGACGGGGCGGCGCAGTTCTTCGGCGAGCCTGCGCTGGAACTGGTTGATCTGATGCGGATTGATGACGAGGGACGGGGGTTTGTTAACATCCTGTCCTCTGACAAGCTGATGGGATCACCGCGCCTCTATGCGACCGTGCTGCTGTGGTTGCTGTCGGAGTTGTTCGAAACTCTGCCTGAGGTTGGCGATCCGGACAAGCCCAAGCTTGTTCTGTTCTTTGATGAAGCTCATTTGCTGTTCGACGGGGCGCCCAAAACCCTGATGGACAAGCTGGAGCAGGTCGCGCGGCTGATCCGGTCCAAAGGTGTGGGTGTTTACTTCGTCACGCAGAATCCGTCCGATGTCCCGAAGGATATCCTTGGCCAGTTGGGTAATCGCATCCAACATGCCTTGCGCGCATTCACGGCGCAAGATCGCAAGGCGCTGAAGGCCGCAGCTGAGACCTATCGCGACAATCCAAGGCTCGATCTGGAAACCTGTTTGCGAGAGGTTGGCACGGGCGAGGCTGTAACCTCTATGTTGGAGAAAAAGGGCGTTCCCGGAATGGCGGAGCGCACGCTGATCTGCCCGCCACGCAGTCAGCTTGGCCCGATTCCCGACGAGACCCGTAAATCGATTCTCGCGGCATCTGCCATGGCCGGAAAATACGATACAGCCGTGGATCGGGAGTCGGCCTTCGAGATGTTGAAAGCCCGCGCAGATGCGGCCGCGAAGGAAGCAGGAAAGACCGAAACAAGGCTGGATGAGAGTGATCCGTCTGATCGCGAATTTTCTCAGGCGCGCAGATATAACGGCACGCGAGTTGGTCGATCAACGAAAGCGCGGTCCCGATCCAGTCGCAGCGATAGTGTGACGGAAGCCTTCGCCAAATCCTTCGCCCGCCAGCTTGGTACGCAATCCGGCAGGGCCATTGTGCGCGGCGTTCTGGGCGGGCTGTTCAAAGGGCGCTAG
- a CDS encoding HlyC/CorC family transporter yields MEESSALLDVTFWVSAGAILLLLFCSAFFSGSETALTAASRGKLRSQADSGSAGAAKALELTDDSERLIGGILLGNNMANILSTALATALFTRTFGDSGVAVATLVMTVLVLVFAEVLPKTYSISAPERAASLSAPVVAPVITVLSPLVGAVRFFVRGILSVFGVKIAPGSNILAVREEIVGALQLGHSEGVVQKEDRDRLLGALDLGDRTVEEIMRHRSSIEMIDADAAPEEILAQALDSPHTRLPVFRDHPENIIAVVHAKDLLRGVHEYMSNDETRGEGLKGFNVLKVSRKPYFVPETTTLDDQMRQFLRRRTHFALVVDEYGDLQGLITLEDILEEIVGEITDEFDTGEEDGIERAADGHFLVDGAMTIRDLNRAKDWNLPDAEANTVAGLVIHEAQMIPTVGQVFNFHGFRFEVVAREHNRLTQLKITPIGRRTLEDEES; encoded by the coding sequence ATGGAAGAAAGCTCTGCGCTTCTGGACGTAACCTTTTGGGTTAGCGCCGGCGCGATCCTGTTGCTGCTGTTCTGCTCGGCGTTCTTTTCGGGATCCGAGACGGCACTCACGGCCGCGTCGCGCGGCAAACTGCGCTCTCAGGCGGATAGCGGTTCCGCCGGTGCCGCCAAGGCGCTGGAACTGACCGACGACAGTGAACGTTTGATTGGCGGCATTCTACTGGGCAACAATATGGCCAACATTCTGTCGACCGCCTTGGCCACCGCCTTGTTCACCCGCACATTTGGCGATTCCGGTGTTGCGGTCGCGACGCTGGTGATGACAGTTCTGGTGCTCGTCTTTGCCGAAGTTCTTCCCAAAACCTATTCGATCTCGGCCCCTGAACGCGCGGCGTCGCTCAGCGCCCCGGTCGTTGCGCCGGTTATCACCGTGCTGTCTCCGCTGGTTGGAGCGGTGCGGTTCTTCGTTCGCGGAATCTTGTCCGTATTCGGCGTAAAGATCGCCCCTGGAAGCAACATCCTGGCCGTACGCGAAGAAATCGTCGGAGCTCTTCAATTAGGCCATTCTGAAGGCGTGGTGCAAAAAGAAGATCGCGACCGTCTTCTGGGGGCACTTGATCTGGGCGACCGGACCGTGGAAGAAATCATGCGCCACCGGTCCAGCATCGAGATGATCGACGCCGATGCTGCGCCCGAGGAAATTCTGGCCCAGGCGCTCGATTCTCCGCACACCCGCCTTCCCGTTTTCCGCGATCATCCAGAGAATATCATCGCGGTTGTGCATGCCAAGGACTTGTTGCGCGGCGTGCACGAATACATGAGCAATGACGAGACGCGCGGCGAAGGACTCAAGGGCTTCAACGTGCTCAAGGTTTCGCGCAAGCCGTATTTCGTCCCCGAAACGACGACGCTTGACGACCAGATGCGGCAGTTTCTTCGCCGCCGCACCCATTTCGCATTGGTTGTCGATGAGTATGGCGATCTTCAGGGGTTGATCACGCTGGAAGACATCCTCGAAGAAATCGTGGGTGAAATAACCGACGAATTCGACACCGGTGAGGAAGACGGAATCGAGCGCGCCGCGGACGGCCATTTCCTTGTGGACGGCGCAATGACCATCCGTGATCTGAACCGCGCCAAGGACTGGAATCTGCCGGATGCGGAGGCGAACACCGTGGCCGGGCTCGTGATACACGAAGCACAGATGATCCCGACCGTCGGCCAGGTCTTCAACTTCCATGGCTTCCGGTTCGAGGTGGTCGCGCGGGAACACAACCGCCTGACGCAGTTGAAAATCACTCCAATTGGTCGAAGAACCTTAGAAGACGAGGAAAGCTAG